From the Bacillus sp. FJAT-22090 genome, the window TAGGAATATGATTTAATTTCTTCAAGAAAAGAAAAGAAAAAAAACAACAATTAAGTATACCCTGCTCCATCGTTAAAAAAGAGGAGAGCGTACATTAATAAGTCTATGGATTTGGGTGGACTACTTGTATGGACTCCTCAAACAATTTTCATTCTCTGTGGTGAAGCGCTGATTATTGCGCTTCATCGATTACTAACGGGGGAGAGAGACAAGGTCTTATAAAAAACTACATATAAAAGGAATTTTTAAATTATGCCAAAAAAACAATTTGTAATCGTTAAAATGTTAGTAATCACCATATTATTGCTAATGACAAACATTAGCGGAGTTGTATTTGCAAACGAAGATGAGTCTACAAATGGTAATCTAGATATTTCTGAGATCGATGAATTTATGACCAATGAAATCGAGAGACTGGACCTTCCTGGTGCTTCTTTGGCTATCGTAAAGGGAGATCAAGTTGAATACTTACAAGGGTATGGTTTTGCAAATGGAACAAATATAACACCGCAAACGCCAATTGTTATTGGGTCAGTTACTAAATCCTTTACAGCGCTTGCCATTATGCAGTTAGTAGAACAAGGAAAAATTAGATTAGAAGATCCCGTGCAATCTTATATACCTTGGTTTCAAATTGCAGATAAAGAGGAATCTAAAAAAATCACCATTCAACACTTATTGAATCAAACAAGCGGTTTTTCTACATATGATGGTCAAGTTGCTATTTCACAAGGAGATCAAACATTAAAAGAACATATACAAAGCCTGGTAAATATAGAATTGACATACCCTGTTGGGGAGCAATATCAATATTCGAATTTGAATTATAGCATTTTAGGTTTAGTCGTCGAGGAAGTGACGAATACATCGTATAAGGACTACATAAATAAATATATATTCAAACCACTTGAAATGAGCAATAGCTTCACTGATCCTAAAGATGATATAAACAATACAATCGCGAACGGATATCAAACAATATTCGGCATAAAAGTGACGACAGAGCAATTAAACCATGAGGGCAATGTTCCTTCTGGTTACATTATTTCCAGTGCGGAAGATATGGCAAATTATATGATCGCACAACTGAATCAGGGAGAATTTAAAGGAAAGAGTATTTTATCATCGAATGCCATGAACACATTGCATCATCCATCATCTTTCATAGGAAATGAAACCTACTATGCGATGGGCTGGGAAGTGAATAAAGAAGGAATCTCCCATAATGGTTGGACAGAAAACACATACTCAAAAGTTCTGTTAGATGGTGAGTATGGCATCAGCCTACAAATCAATTCCATGGATTATTTTAATCTTAATGAATATGATTCCATCGTAAGTGGAATAAACAAGCTGGTACATAATGAAGATCTTTCTATTTCTGATAGTAATCCATTTATGAAATATATAATTATTGATTTGATTTTACTTGCATTCATCGCTTTAATTGTTTGGTCAGCTTACAGAATCTTTAAATCTAGAAATCGAAAAGTACCGACATTCCGTAAGATTCTATATGGGTTGATTATATTAGTATTTAACTGGCTGCTGCCGTTGATTATTTTAATTGGATTCCCTAAATTATTTGGCCCATTGTCTACGGTGACTTTATTTGCTCCTGGAATAGGGCACCTGTTATTTTTAATACCTTTGCTCCTTTTAATTGTGGGAGTCGTTAAATTAGGTAAAGTAACACTAACATTAAAGAAAAATACTTTGGATGCATAAGCTCTCTAAATTCGTGAATACAGGGGGTACTACTATAACGGGTATCCCTTCTAATACATTAAAGATGCAGCGGCACATCCAGAGACTGCCTACTTGCAATATCCCTTTTTGATAGGTGCGTATATAACCGTAACACCATTTTTCGTTGCCTTGTATCAGGCTTTAATACTTTTACGCTACATTGACCA encodes:
- a CDS encoding serine hydrolase domain-containing protein, which produces MPKKQFVIVKMLVITILLLMTNISGVVFANEDESTNGNLDISEIDEFMTNEIERLDLPGASLAIVKGDQVEYLQGYGFANGTNITPQTPIVIGSVTKSFTALAIMQLVEQGKIRLEDPVQSYIPWFQIADKEESKKITIQHLLNQTSGFSTYDGQVAISQGDQTLKEHIQSLVNIELTYPVGEQYQYSNLNYSILGLVVEEVTNTSYKDYINKYIFKPLEMSNSFTDPKDDINNTIANGYQTIFGIKVTTEQLNHEGNVPSGYIISSAEDMANYMIAQLNQGEFKGKSILSSNAMNTLHHPSSFIGNETYYAMGWEVNKEGISHNGWTENTYSKVLLDGEYGISLQINSMDYFNLNEYDSIVSGINKLVHNEDLSISDSNPFMKYIIIDLILLAFIALIVWSAYRIFKSRNRKVPTFRKILYGLIILVFNWLLPLIILIGFPKLFGPLSTVTLFAPGIGHLLFLIPLLLLIVGVVKLGKVTLTLKKNTLDA